The sequence below is a genomic window from Xiphophorus maculatus strain JP 163 A chromosome 10, X_maculatus-5.0-male, whole genome shotgun sequence.
GCTTAACGTTATTAGTTTTACAGcagtaaaaagtaaagaaaattgctaaaaaataaataaaaaataataataattgagaacttaaattacattttcttcaatatttcattttattttgaacgGCTGAACATTACAGTATTACAGTTTACATAATTGGGACCATTATCGGTTTTGGTACTTTCGCTTATGTAACTGAAACCTCCTCTAACAGTACATTACAGACTTCTTACCATTGCTTGTTGCAGACATGAATCGGGTTTCATGTGGACTTGTTCTCTTACCTTGGGGACGACGAACTGCCTGCCTGAAGGAGAGTGTCTCAGATATAGAAGTGTCCCACCATGCTGATGACTGTCTGTCTTCTTCCCGCAGCTTTTGTGAATCTCCTGACTCTTCTCCTCAGGTGATTGTGAACAGGTGCAtcatctctctccctctccctttCTCTCCAGCCTTTTTTCTCATGTCCTCCACTTAAGAACACACCCTTCTCAAACACACATAAACCCAAGCCCCGCCTAGCTGAGAGTGCACAGCAATGTTGTAACATTGTCACCAAGCGACCTTCGGTGTTACAGGGTGCAATAGAAACCTTTTTTTGTCTCACCTTTAACAAGAATATTGTTTCATGTGAATGAGGTAGCTGTTAGTAGGACAAACACTGATTTATCTCCATTTCAGAGTGATTGTGAGCTGGAAATTGGAGCAAAGTAAGACGGATGCAGAGCTGTTTTGCATGGCTTTATGTAAAATCACAGTGAGTGGATGTCTTGGTGACCATTCAAATGAGCTGAAATTAGGCCACATGGCTCAGAGTCAAACATTATCTTTTCACAACTGCCTGACTTCAAAAGACACCTGCAGCGATTCATGTTAATCATCTGATTAGCtaacacaaaaatgtatgtcAGAGTgtctcatttttgtttcagactTAGATGTTTTAGATCATGAAACAAATCTTGATATGACACAAAGATGacctgaataaatacaaaacaaaattaccGGTCctgagttttaaaataacaatggTATTTACAgaggaggcaaaaaaaaaacactattcaaaccaacctgttcccacTAGTGGGTCTCACAGGAGTGGTCCCCTGGGCAAGCCCTTTCTTCTGCCTCCACCTGCCAAAGAAAATGCAAGGAATTATCAGAAAACAATTACTGAGTAATCTCCCAGAAATCAGTAGCAAGCAAGGGAAACTTACATCAGTCCGCATGGATACAAGTATTAGTAAAGTAGTTAAGGGTTCATCTTGATAAATAAGATATAATATCTACTTCTTGGGCACCACACCTCTTTCTAATGCCACCGTGAGCAACTGCCCATGTAGCCCATATCAAAAACTGCCACAGCCTGGTCCtatataaaaaagttatttttttacatatttaagtcTCATGACAGGCTGttcttctgaaatgttttttttaaccagatcTAATAGGATGGACATCTTCCAATTGATTCTGCTTTGCTCTAATTagttaacagaataaaaaacgTGTACATGAGAAACATGTCTaagttgtttttggtcagcCGTGGTTTTCACCTTGGAACACTTGTGTTCTGTCTCTTACTTATTGCTGCatattgacctctgaccttaactAAGGCAAGAGAGACCTTCTGGGCTGTAGATCTTATTATGGGTTATTTTGTGACCTGCTGGACCTGTTCTTATTGATGTGTGCTTTGAATAATTTTGTAGGCCAGACTCTTCTGGGAAGGTTTGCTACTGCTGcttgttttctccatttctggTTAACAGCTCTCACTGTGATTAACCAGAGTCCCAAAGTCTTAGTAATGTCTCTGTAACCCTTTCCAAACTGATGTCCAAACTGATATCTGTCAGTGAGTTTGCTTCTAATCTATTTTTCTTGAATTGGGGGAGGGGTTGCTtgggatttttaattttatttttttctatgaagtGGCTTGTGTACACATGATGATGCACgaatgtaaaactttaaaaactacCTGACCTTCACGTTATTTAAAGTTAAGCACTAACGAAAGCCAATGTAAGCATATATCTgccactgataaaaaaataacataaatctCATAAATGAGATAACTAAATCATAATGTCCGAGATACAgactgttgatttttttccccccaaagcAGCAGAATTAGgccatctgaaacatttagaccAACAAAGCAGctgattaattttattataaagcgtttatttttatttaaacagatatTTGTCTCCATCTAGTGCTAGTCTTTAAGTATTGCAGTCAAGCGGTTTCAATAAATCCACCTATCAGCTGCGGCAGTCAGTATACTTCAACGTCATTGGTTAATTTTTGTGGGCTAACAAACGTCGCCGTCTCTGATTAGTGAAGCTTCTCCTAACGTGTCACATCAACACTGAAATCCTGTTGAGTTTCGTAAAAAATCCAGATATTAATTCTTAAATCGCATGAAATGGTGACATTCTAGAAGAGTTTTCGTTTTGAACAATCGGAGAAACAATGGAggtgagctaaaaaaaaaagaagcactttCTCAGAGTCGGCTCTTAATAGTAGCCTGATAGCTAACACGTCAGCTAGTTATAATACATCCAAAGTCCAGGGATTAACTGAAAGAATCTTAACCTTTTCCTGAAGGTTTATGCTACATtgttctttacattttgcttATCAGTCCGGCTGCAGAGATAACAATGAAAAGGTCAAAAGTACTGATGTTtcgattgtttttgttttattcttctttccACCAGAATATCCAGAATCTCCCCATCGACATACAGACCAGCAAGCTGTTAGGTGAGACGTTCCACGGACAGCACTCTGTGGAAGTCAtttattactattttctttATACTTTCAAAGTGTACTCCAAGTACTTTATGAGACTTTCTTAagttctgacatttttttaatttggctgCTTTTTCGTCTAAATTCAGTCCAGAACCTGAAGGTTCATGTTTGTAGTTCAAATTGTTCCTTTTCAGTATAAGAAAAATTAGAATTTTCCAGGTCTAAATAAGTTTGAAAAGACCACATTTTCATGCTGTACTCAGTATCCCTTTGTATTGTACTGTAATTGTAATTATTCATGCGTCTGTATGTGCAACATTGATCTcaatctatccatccatccgaAAGTACTAAACCCAACCATTCCACCAGTTTTGGAAGTTTGCAAACCTCATCACTCAAAGTTGATTGATGCTTTCGCATTACAAGTTTTTTATGAGACTTTATACCTCAATCAATACAATGTTGTCCTAggactgaactgaaaatgagtCACTTTAAAgactcaaaatattttcagagtttattttttcccccttcaaaacaactttgaaatatttttaaaacgtgTGGATTTGGAGGTTTGAATGCAAGGACTGTCAGCAAGTTTTGatttatgtgtattttgttGCAAGAGTAAATCCAGCTGTAAATATGCTGTTTAGCTATAACTTCTATATGTGACTCATAGATTCTTTGacttaaatcattttaaatatttgcgtTTTCAGACTGGCTTGTGGATCGGCGTCACTGCAACATAAAGTGGCAGAGTACAGTGAAAACAGTCAGAGAAAAGATCAACACTGCCATTCAGGACATGCCCGAAAACGAGGAGATCAAGCAGCTTCTCTCTGGAACCTGTAGGTTTCTCATGGATGCCTCCAGATTTTCACTTCTCCCTCTGTCACCAATGACGTGCAGTTGCTGTAAAGCACTTAAATTTAATAGCTCTCTCTGTAGTTTTCTCACAACAAGTCATCCATATATGGTGTTCACTTCATGAGAGGTGCGGCTACATAAGCTTCTGTTGTCAAAGGAGATATTCACATTTGTTATTGTCTTTGAAAAATATGGAAAGGCAGATAATAATTTTACAATATCTCATAATTTCAATATTCAAAGGTTTTATTACTCTAAATTGTGATATTTACTCTTTAAATACTCAAACAGAATGCATAGATTTAAGAGCTCCTACCATAAAGCATGAAAGCTATCTCTTTGCCTGTTTTTGTACGTCCCTAATAAATCCCTAttccttttttatgtgtttCCACAAACAGACATCCACTACTTTCACTGTTTGAGAATAGTGGAGATACTAAAGGGAACTGAGGCTTCATCAAAGAACATCTTTGGCAGATATTCTTCTCAGAGAATGAAGGTAAAGCGATTCAAATGATCTGCCGCTGTCAAACCTTTGCTTTATTGAATAGTGATATTtgtcagaaaaattaaaactttggtCGGTTTGGCTTACAGGACTGGCAGGAGATTGTGTCGCTCTATGAAGCAGATAATGTTTATTTAGGTGAGTGCATGTCAAAAGTAAAATCTGTTGCCTTTAGTGCAGACGTTGTGCTAAGTTTGAAACTGGTAGACAGTTTTAAGTGAATATATTGAGCTGTATGGAGATGAAAAAGCTTTAAAGATGCACCAGTGGCTTTGCTGATTTCTAAAACCTGTGCTGCATGTTCCAGCGGAGGTGGCCAGCTTGCTGTTCCGAAACGTGAGCTACGAAGGGCCAGCTCTGAGGAAGCAGATCGCCAAAGctaagcagctgcagcaggagctcAGCAGGCGGGAGGTGGAGTGTCAGAGCTCAGCAGCCGAACTGAGGGAACGCTACTATGCTGCCTGCAAGCAGTATGGCATTACTGTGAGTGCAAGGATGAATGATGCTCATATATTGATTCAGTGCTAACACGTGTTATAACTATTatgatattaataaaaaatgttatgtgtCTTTTCTGTCAGGGGGAAAATGTTCAGCGAGAGCTTCAGGCTCTAGTGAAAGACTTGCCTGCCGTCCTGGAGGAGGTGGGGAAGGATGCAGCAAAGTTAGAGGAGCAAATCCAGCTTTATGCTGCATTCACAAACTTTGTGTGTGATTGGTGAGTTTACCATCAAGACGCAATTAGTTTACAactcattttgtgcaaaaatctTGAGTCATCTCTTTGGGTTTTGGGggagctttttttgtttgctttttttccttataAGCAGACTACCTATAAAATAGCcttaatcaataattattcagattttctgaagATTGTCAGAGTTTGTCTTTGGATATTCTGCTTGCTGTTTCTCACACTTTTATTCTTGAACATCCTTcagattctttttattttgtcccaAATGTTCTGTTCAATCAGCCTTGAGTACATAGGAAATCAAGTTTGCGATGAAGACAAGAAAGTCTTGCTGATGactttttaaaagctaaattcTAAAAGAAATGTGGGGTGGCTAAAAACCTTTGCACAGCACAATCCATGAGCACACTGGGCACAGAAGTTTATACACTTGATCAATATAACAATTCCAAAGCTCTGttccaaatgtttaaaaagatttcCTGTGGCCTGCTCTTCTTGATTTAATCAGTGAAGAGACTGGACTCTCTGTGGGAAACTTCACTCTTTAACTACACCACCAAGCTTTCCGTTAGAAGTAAATATGCGCTGTGTTCAGGTGAATTAACCATGCAGATGCTTTTTAACTTTAGATTTATGAGCTCGCATGTTGTTGCTCGAAGGTCCAAACCGGTCCTGCCCATGCTGACGTTCAGCCAGAAAGCGGGGAACGTGACGTTTTATGAGTGGAGGACGGGGAAAGTCCCCAGCCTTGTTGAACGGCCGGCGGTGGAGGAAGCCCCTCCTGATGCAGCGACAGAGGACACGGTTGGTTTTATCAATATCATTTTATAGCGTCACGTATGTTTTATCTAACATTATCACAGTATTAGCTATTTTTGTCTtagggattttttatttttccctttcatAGTTGAGTgaattactttttctttctggtCCAAACTAagataaaattttacttttgcatGTTTATATTGTAGCGTCCCGTCATTAACCTATTATATTAATAACTGCTTCAGATTGATTGGGGAGATTTTGGTAATAAACCGTCAGATGATCTGGGCGTGACCGCCGGCATCACAGTGGAGGAAGGAATCGATTGGGGAATCTCTCTGGAGCCGACATCCGAGGttagacaaacaaacaagctgAGTGATTTTAGGTTTAGCACATGATTACTCTGCAGGCTATGCTGAGTTATCATGTGTACAATAACAGAACTGTCCACACTTTGTAAAAACACTAATTCATCCTTCATTGCAGCTATACGATCTCACTGTGACAGGTTTTTGTTATTGATGGGAAGAATCAATACCATGTGAAggagtttattatttttatgagtaCCAGAAATACTGTCACTTGTGCTGCTAAGCTTTGTAGaacacttttttgttgttaatttttttacttcctcTACATGGTTTTGTAGAAAATCCTTGGAACAGAGGGGCCTTTATCACAAAACCTGTTCCAATGCTTTACAGCTGCTAGCACTGACTAGGCACCGGTTCGGTTTCCACTGAGACAATCCTGGCACTAGCACCAAATGTCTGGTGTTAACCCTTGGCTTGTATGCAGCTGGGCCAGAGAAAATGACTTATTCTGTCTGAAACATGAGGAACAGTagccaataaaaaacattttattatctttctttagaaattaaagaGATCCCGGTTGTTTGGCGTTTAATGAAGACAGATTAAGCTTTTCACTACATGTGAACATGTCAGTGATTGTTCTGGTCTGCTTCATCAGAAAAGTGGTGCAGGTGGCATCGACTGGGCTGACAGCGATCCAGCTCCAGTTGAAATAGAAATTGTTGACACAGGCACAGACTGTAAGTTTATTCCTAAATGATGATCATGATGAATCCAGGAAACAAGTCGCAAGAACCTGAAAACAGATGTGTTTTCCTTCAGGTCCCGAGGGCGTGGCGAGGGGTGACGATGCTCTGAGCATACTGGAAAACTCCCAGTCACGCAGCCAGTTCATTGATGAGCTCAT
It includes:
- the cdk5rap3 gene encoding CDK5 regulatory subunit-associated protein 3, giving the protein MENIQNLPIDIQTSKLLDWLVDRRHCNIKWQSTVKTVREKINTAIQDMPENEEIKQLLSGTYIHYFHCLRIVEILKGTEASSKNIFGRYSSQRMKDWQEIVSLYEADNVYLAEVASLLFRNVSYEGPALRKQIAKAKQLQQELSRREVECQSSAAELRERYYAACKQYGITGENVQRELQALVKDLPAVLEEVGKDAAKLEEQIQLYAAFTNFVCDWSKPVLPMLTFSQKAGNVTFYEWRTGKVPSLVERPAVEEAPPDAATEDTIDWGDFGNKPSDDLGVTAGITVEEGIDWGISLEPTSEKSGAGGIDWADSDPAPVEIEIVDTGTDCPEGVARGDDALSILENSQSRSQFIDELMELEAFLTQRVTEMGEEGDVVAMSQFQLAPSIIQSQTREHIQELLSQVQDLLGRLTSLRMQHLFMIQASPRYVERVSEMLRQKLKQADILVLKAVTMVERREEALQEQSRLEPHVDLLAGRTRELQKLIEADISKRYHNRPVNLMGVNI